A region of the Pungitius pungitius chromosome 8, fPunPun2.1, whole genome shotgun sequence genome:
AGGTCTGATGGCTACTATTGTACCCACCTGTTGCATTGGACAGGGCCAGGGACTCCATGGATCCTCTTGGAGTCTGCTCCAGAGGGGTCAGTTGCTCTGTGAAGTTAAGTGCATTGATGGGGTTCCTGCTTCTTGCCACCTGGGTCGCCGCTGGAGGCCCCGGCTCTCTTTCCCTGTCCCTCTGAAAGCCGTGCAAACTGATTGAGCGCTTGTCAGAAGAGAACCCGTTGCGGTGCTGAGAACATTGGGACACCTCCGTGAAGCTCTTTTGGGTCCTCAGTTTCGGGGGATAGTACTCTTCCGGAGCTTGCTGCTGGAACCACATCTCATTCAAAGACTGGCCCTTCATGGCCGAGACGGGTGGCCTCttcaaacccccatcctccttgaTCCTGTGATCCTGCAGATGATTTGTCTGGGCCGAGCAGGCGGGGTTATAGGCAGTCCTGACATTGCACTGGCTCAGGAGCTGAAGAGGGGTGGCGTGGGCAGTTGGGTCTGATTGGGACTCATAATTATAGCCGTCCCTTGCTCGCTCTTGGCGCTGCCAGGCAGGGGGCTCACGCGTCAAACTGGGCGTTTGGCTGGAGAGACTCAGAAGATCCATCTGTAAAGACAGTGGGTCCACCTCCCCAGAGAACCTCTCAGTCTGCAGCccacctcctccgccgccgccgccactctTCCCTGCCTTGGAGCTGCGCTTGGACTCCTTGGTGGACCGAGCGCTCTGGAAGGCTGAATCCGAGGAGTCCGAGCCATTGGGCTCCTCCCCCAGACTGCAGGAGCGCGAGCAGAAGATCTGCCCCTGCTTGGGCAGGAAGGGCCGACCGAGCAGAGAGGATTTACAGCGGGCGCAGCAAAAGCAGCCCTCTGTGGCGTGCCAGTGCTGCCCATCGTAGGTCATCTGGCCTTGGTCAATGCCTACAGGATAGACACAGATGGGTTTATGTAAAATAAGATTACGAGACTCaattatatatatgaaatataaatgcaGTTCATATCATAGAGctttacatttgttatttaaGATGTTGTTTTATGTGAAAAAAAGGGGCAGTTTACGAGTTACTTGTTGAGAGGGAAAATAGAGCTGAAGGCAGTAACTTATCTTCCTGGGGGTGAACTTGTTATAGAGCTTTCCCAGCATTGTGTAAACACACTGCATCTTGATTATGCCTGCAGTTGTTGCAGGCAGAAAGAAAACCAGCTATTTGCTAATAGCTGCCATCTGGTTACAGCATGCTTTCTGATGGTTTCAATTTATATTTAGTTGGGTTTTTAAGCCAAATACTTTTCTATATCCTGTCCAACAAATAATTACAGAGCAAATTTGTTGAGAGGTATGTGCCAAAATCACACTTGGGCATCCTGTCTGGGGAAACGCACACGCAGAGGTTTAACAGGAGGTGGAAGTGGGCCAAGAAGAAGGTTTCTCTCTGAAAAAAACCCCAAGTTTCTCCTCTTTGTGGATTTGCCTCTCACACTAAAAGGTTCTGTGAtattttgatttgtatttaaGTGACTGGAGAGTGAAAAGTCACTTGATACAGTCGAGCCATGTCGTCAGGGTGGATTCACGCTGCGCGGTACGGACTGTACATATTTCCGTGCTTTGTAAGCTGAGATCTCCGTGCTCCTGTGTAATGTGACCCTGCCTCGTATGCCCGCACATGACATCATTCGGCGTTAAACTGCTTAAACAGATAGTTTACATTCCACTCTGGCCTCTTTTCTGATCTCTTTAAAAATGaagtaataaaaatacaaaccaaTGAATGATCCACTTAATTGTTCCGTGTAGACACGTATCTACATGTCATTTCTCCTGTGTCCGTTCCTTTGCGTGACACGTTGGTGATTAACGCAGAATGTATTAACAGTGATAGATGCTGGCGACATACCAATATGTTCCCCGCAGGAGTCGCAGTACTCGGCGTAGAGAGACTCGAAGCAGGAGCAGCAGTAGGGCCGTCCCTCCTTCATGATGTAGCGCTGACCCCCCAGCACCGTCTCGCACTCGAAACAACAGAAGTGCTTCATGTGCCAGTGACGCCCCTCTGCCTCCGTGCACTCATCCGCAAGGATGATCTGAGGAATAAGAACGATCGTTCATCACAGGTCCTCGGAGGCAAAACCCCAATGGGGTTAGTACGGCTCGCTAAATGACAGGACAAAAGCTTGGCTCGtcctccctccccttttctATGTGCTAAATCATCCTCTGTATCACCTACTTGAAGAGGCTAATGTGTGAGGACTTAAATCAAAGCCAAATCTACATGGTGCATATACTTTTAATTACGCTGCAGTTAAAACACTAGAGTGCTTTTAAAGTACTAACAGCGTCCATGTCCCCATTTGCAGAGTGAAAGACAGCGCTAATGGTTGAGAGATCAGGAAAATGAGAACTGACCCCATTAGATCGGGAAAAACCCTCGCATGTGTTAAACACTAAAGTGTGTTTTGGGAACCCTCTGAGCATCACATGACAGGGGTTTGGCCTCATATAAGCTAGAGTGGCAcgtaataacatttgataaatagCTCTACCGACACTGTCCCACATTATTGGCCCAGTATGTTCAAGTAACGGATTTGTGTGTCCGTTAACACATGATCATCCATGCGCGGACGTgtctatgcgtgtgtgtgtgtgtgtgctgagcaTTTACCTCATCGCAGGCGGTGCAGCGCGGCTTCAGCCTCTCGGCGTGGTGCCGGCCGCAGTAGATCTTGCCGTCCTGGTGGAAGTAGATGAGGTCCACCAGGAGCTCGTTGCACATACTGCACACGAAGCAGGCTGGATGCCAACACACGCTGTGACCTGCCCGTGACGCAAACACGGCAATGTCGCCACCATTGATCTGGCCTCCGCACTAAGGAGAGGTGGAGTAACAAGAAGAAGCAGCTTTAAGTTAATGGTTGCGATGTGtgagtgttttattattttttccagtaTAAATACTAACTCTTCTATAGTAGTGGCTAATACAGAGTTCCAATTCTATAGCTTTGGCACCATTTTTTAGTATTTTTAGTTAAACTTTCAAATCAAACTATCTGTACACTTCAGCATCCAGAGGTCTGGTGGTGGATCAAAACTACCAGAAATTGGATTGGACAAGACGACTTTGCACAAACGCTGGACAAGCCCGAGAGCACACGGGTGTGTTTACAGAGAGGAAGTTGAACGGTTGCTGAAGGACGACGGTGGGGGCAAAGAGGAGAATAAAAATGGAGTGATATACGGGAGGATAAAACGGAGAGCAAGATTGGCGTGGAGGTGTAAAGGTAGAGGAGCCAGAAGGCCAAACGAGAGGGTGAGCTAAGGAGACAGGGAGGGGAAGGTCAGGCGGACTCAGAAGGGTGCGAAGATGGGGGACGGAGCGAAAGTTACAATCGGGTTATCTAACTGGCACAGAGCCTGCAAGGAGGCCatagggggggatgggggggggggggtgggaaatTCAATCAATACACACTCTCCCGACAATCTGCTCActcgtgtgcgtgcgtgtgtgtgtctgcctgctcgCACGAGTAAATGAGAAACACAAGCTATGAAGCAGCTACACACCCGAGGCACCAACACAACAAAGAGTGGCTACGATTGGCTTGAGCCTGCTGTGCACGCACTAACAAATGGCTAGTGGATGCTGTATTATGATTGTTGTTAACAAAAACACTCCATTGCACTCTTTAGTCCCATTGGATCACTAAAAGGATAAATGCAGATAGGACTGCGTGTATTACGATGACGTGTGTGAGGAGGATTTAGAGCAGTTTGAACTGTAACTTAGTTCTCTGAAGTTGCATGTGAGTCACACTAATACTGGGATTAAGAGACACATGACATGGTCACAACACGGGCATGAAAGCACACGGCAGTTGCATCCCTGCCCTTTATATGTCCACACAAAGCATTTCTCACACATCATGACAAGACCAGAAATGCCAGCCGGCTTTTCAGCCGTCACATGATTCATTGCTTCCATTCCGTCGGCCACACGACACACCTTTGAGCTTGTCCCATTAATAATCCACTCTTGTCCCCGGGACGCggtgcaaaaataaaatgtcaaagtgaTACGCTGGCCGTTCATTGATTACGCCGTGTCTCTCGACTGCTGGAGAAACGGCCGTCACATTCATATTTCTTGTTGGTACTTCGTTCCAGCTACCTGTTCACAGATTGCCCCCGTCATCGTCACGGGGAACGGGCGCACGTTGCCGCGGCCCAGGTTCTCCCGTTTCCGTTGGTTACTGAAGAGCTTCAGTTCTCGCTTCTCCTCGTTGTCCAGACCGTTACAATAGcgtacctacacacacacacacacacacacacacatcaacatacATTTGATAGGTGTGACACAGACAAACGTGTTTTGATAATTGCCtgtgctttttaaaatcaatataGATTCATCAAACTTTGATATTGCTGCCAAAAAGGCAGCACTTATTTCAAGTCAATGGTACTGCCTATTTCCAGGacaattatttcatacattttatgtTATTATAATCAGGCTGGTGTAGAAGAGTGTCCACAGTATAAGTGTTATGGAAACCTCACTAATCTCAACATTATAATGATTTATTCGCCCACCCCGAAGCTGGctcctccttctttctgtgTCTGTCGCCTCCCTTCTCTTATCTCTGTATCTCCACAGaggagggtggggagggagggatggatggcCTGGGGGTGATGAGGTAGTGGGGAAGGGGTCAGTTTGGTCTCTCACCTCATTGTCGTGGGGCGGGAGCTGATAGAGCAGCTGTTTGATGCGGTATTTCTCTCCTGGGCTGTTCACGTAGGGCACCTTGTCCTCCGGCAGGGAGCTGTAGTACTGATGAACCTGagcaagagacagagagaggatgagagcgATGGGGATCAGCAACATACCTGCAACATGTGAACCGGACAATTAAGCTCTCGATTGCTATTTCTGattcagtcatttttttgttttgtctatgACGTACACAAAACGTCTTGacctagaacacacacacacacacacaaaatcccaTCTCCATCTTTGCACTGACGAAAGGTCAGCATTATGTTTAACATGGATACATTTAGTAGTGCATATATGCTAATCTGGCCATTCAAAATTGCTTTGCACGTTCTTTACATTACACCGGCAGACAATGAGTGTCGTCTGTGTTATTTATGGCAGTCTTCCCTTTATTACACTGTAACAGGGTGCCGGGGTAGAACAGAGGTCATGCTGTGTCATTTATGAATGTGATTGGAGGAGGAGCAAACCACGAAAGCCCCTGCGGTTTAAATAGAGATTTGAGATCAcagattaaagaaagaaaaagggaaaatgagtGGTGACCTGATGGAAATACAACAAGATGGAAATGTTAGATGGATGAAGAGTAGAAGAATGAACTTCACATAACACAGATCGGTCACACAAAACAGGTTGATACGTAGAGACCtgagattacacacacacacacacacagctaatgaTAAATAACAAAACGACAGCAGGATACAATCTGGAGGTGAAAAGTACATTGCTCCAAGGatatctaaacacacacacacacacacacagacacacacacacacacacacacacacacagcgcgagCCAGGAGAAGCAGCTTGTGATAATAACTGTAATCGAAAGCAGACAGAACTAAAGACAGGGCAGATTTTTTCGAACTGAACTGAAAGGAGTGTTTTTAAAAGCTGAAGCACAGGACTTTCTAACTGAGTGACAAGAGTGATCGCTTCACACAGCTGGTTTCTATTGGAGTTAATGGCCAGACGGCCAGAGGAAAATACCCCACCAGGAACCAGCCCTTAACATACTCTCCTCAAGCCACTTCACAGCGGTTACTGGACGTAGATGTCGTGTTGTTGAGGAAACTCTGGTAGTTACAGCCAAACGTGATGTAAGGGATGATGTTTTCATGGACAAATGAGCTGATGTTTTCATTCTCTGTCCTTCCCACAGATGGACACTGCAGTCGGTCAAGTTGAGAAAGTGGATTCAATGCTTTTTAAAGTTAGAAGGGCTGAGATT
Encoded here:
- the prickle2b gene encoding prickle-like protein 2b isoform X1, producing MFNRSFKTRSSSRPLHPAEEPQRGQPCITCGEQCPGFALHEWRKICVHCKCRREEHAVTAMPVEMEKTVTKLMYDFQRNSTSDDDSGCALEEYAWVPPGLKPEQVHQYYSSLPEDKVPYVNSPGEKYRIKQLLYQLPPHDNEVRYCNGLDNEEKRELKLFSNQRKRENLGRGNVRPFPVTMTGAICEQCGGQINGGDIAVFASRAGHSVCWHPACFVCSMCNELLVDLIYFHQDGKIYCGRHHAERLKPRCTACDEIILADECTEAEGRHWHMKHFCCFECETVLGGQRYIMKEGRPYCCSCFESLYAEYCDSCGEHIGIDQGQMTYDGQHWHATEGCFCCARCKSSLLGRPFLPKQGQIFCSRSCSLGEEPNGSDSSDSAFQSARSTKESKRSSKAGKSGGGGGGGGLQTERFSGEVDPLSLQMDLLSLSSQTPSLTREPPAWQRQERARDGYNYESQSDPTAHATPLQLLSQCNVRTAYNPACSAQTNHLQDHRIKEDGGLKRPPVSAMKGQSLNEMWFQQQAPEEYYPPKLRTQKSFTEVSQCSQHRNGFSSDKRSISLHGFQRDREREPGPPAATQVARSRNPINALNFTEQLTPLEQTPRGSMESLALSNATGNSADGAGKRQEHLSRFSMPDLSKDSGMNVSEKSNMGTLNSSVQFQSSESIHSLTASQPYMEINPPRSSQYQVQYCDRPGVGAGIGVTKLPPGFTFQEEDRVSLVSSANAARLPPISERRVGGVVSGGGGRGASIRIDAQENTAQRRRHHHHHRSRRSRRSRSENALNLVAERRARPQERAQFRVREDYDRFPPPRSVRDQYGGGGGGGGGGRYQPQPFRQCPRTTSDLTLQNPGASHRTGLNQYSWDDYDDDDWCSTCSSSSESEDEGYFLGEPIPRPVQLRYLSNQELVHKYNGIGGANHSGQLHTRKRRKSKNCIIS
- the prickle2b gene encoding prickle-like protein 2b isoform X2; its protein translation is MPVEMEKTVTKLMYDFQRNSTSDDDSGCALEEYAWVPPGLKPEQVHQYYSSLPEDKVPYVNSPGEKYRIKQLLYQLPPHDNEVRYCNGLDNEEKRELKLFSNQRKRENLGRGNVRPFPVTMTGAICEQCGGQINGGDIAVFASRAGHSVCWHPACFVCSMCNELLVDLIYFHQDGKIYCGRHHAERLKPRCTACDEIILADECTEAEGRHWHMKHFCCFECETVLGGQRYIMKEGRPYCCSCFESLYAEYCDSCGEHIGIDQGQMTYDGQHWHATEGCFCCARCKSSLLGRPFLPKQGQIFCSRSCSLGEEPNGSDSSDSAFQSARSTKESKRSSKAGKSGGGGGGGGLQTERFSGEVDPLSLQMDLLSLSSQTPSLTREPPAWQRQERARDGYNYESQSDPTAHATPLQLLSQCNVRTAYNPACSAQTNHLQDHRIKEDGGLKRPPVSAMKGQSLNEMWFQQQAPEEYYPPKLRTQKSFTEVSQCSQHRNGFSSDKRSISLHGFQRDREREPGPPAATQVARSRNPINALNFTEQLTPLEQTPRGSMESLALSNATGNSADGAGKRQEHLSRFSMPDLSKDSGMNVSEKSNMGTLNSSVQFQSSESIHSLTASQPYMEINPPRSSQYQVQYCDRPGVGAGIGVTKLPPGFTFQEEDRVSLVSSANAARLPPISERRVGGVVSGGGGRGASIRIDAQENTAQRRRHHHHHRSRRSRRSRSENALNLVAERRARPQERAQFRVREDYDRFPPPRSVRDQYGGGGGGGGGGRYQPQPFRQCPRTTSDLTLQNPGASHRTGLNQYSWDDYDDDDWCSTCSSSSESEDEGYFLGEPIPRPVQLRYLSNQELVHKYNGIGGANHSGQLHTRKRRKSKNCIIS